The Sphingobium sp. BYY-5 genome contains a region encoding:
- the gor gene encoding glutathione-disulfide reductase has product MSEFDFDLFVIGAGSGGVRASRVAAAHGAKVAVAEEYRVGGTCVIRGCVPKKLLIYGAHFAEDLKDARRFGWNVPDCGFEWTTLRDNVLGEVDRLEGLYGNTLNSHKVEVIRERATVTGPHGVKLASGREITAKVILIATGAWPIVPEIDGAEHGITSNEVFHLDECPSRIVIVGGGYIANEFAGIFHQFGAQVTMVNRGSDLLRGYDEQIRDRLLQISMTKGINFRFNAKMERIEKRDDGTLCLHFESGDPIAADIILFATGRRPHSDGLGLETAGVELNEKGAIKVDEYSRTSCESIYAVGDVTDRLQLTPVAIREGHAFADTVFGGNKRKVDYSCVPSAVFSHPPLAGVGLTEAQAKNQYGTVKVYTSDFRPMKNVLAGREERALYKMVVDASTDKVVGLHMIGPDAPEILQAAAVAVKAGLTKQDFDDTVALHPSMAEELVLLK; this is encoded by the coding sequence ATGAGCGAGTTTGATTTCGACCTTTTCGTCATCGGCGCCGGATCGGGCGGTGTGCGGGCGTCGCGGGTCGCGGCGGCGCATGGCGCGAAGGTTGCGGTGGCCGAGGAGTACCGGGTCGGGGGCACCTGCGTCATTCGTGGTTGCGTGCCCAAGAAGCTGCTCATCTACGGCGCGCATTTCGCCGAGGATCTGAAGGATGCGCGGCGCTTCGGCTGGAACGTGCCGGATTGCGGGTTCGAATGGACCACGCTGCGCGACAATGTGCTGGGCGAGGTCGATCGGCTCGAAGGCCTCTATGGCAACACGCTGAACAGCCATAAGGTGGAGGTAATCCGGGAGCGTGCGACCGTCACGGGGCCGCATGGCGTCAAGCTGGCCAGCGGGCGCGAGATCACGGCGAAGGTCATATTGATCGCGACCGGCGCCTGGCCGATCGTGCCGGAGATAGACGGTGCGGAGCATGGCATCACCTCCAACGAGGTGTTCCATCTGGACGAATGCCCCAGCCGCATCGTCATCGTCGGCGGCGGCTATATCGCCAATGAGTTCGCCGGCATCTTCCACCAGTTCGGTGCCCAAGTGACCATGGTCAATCGCGGCAGCGACCTGCTGCGCGGTTATGACGAACAGATCCGCGACCGGCTGCTCCAGATTTCCATGACCAAGGGGATCAACTTCCGCTTCAACGCGAAGATGGAACGGATCGAGAAGCGGGACGACGGTACGCTCTGCCTCCATTTCGAGAGCGGTGATCCGATCGCGGCCGACATCATCCTCTTCGCTACCGGGCGCAGGCCGCATAGCGACGGACTGGGGCTGGAGACGGCCGGGGTCGAACTGAACGAGAAGGGCGCGATCAAGGTCGATGAGTATAGCCGGACAAGCTGCGAGAGCATCTATGCCGTGGGTGACGTCACCGACCGGCTGCAACTGACGCCAGTGGCGATCCGCGAAGGCCATGCCTTTGCCGACACGGTGTTCGGCGGCAACAAGCGCAAGGTTGATTATAGCTGTGTGCCGTCGGCCGTGTTCAGCCATCCGCCGCTGGCGGGCGTGGGCCTGACCGAGGCGCAGGCGAAGAACCAATATGGCACGGTGAAGGTCTATACCTCCGACTTTCGGCCGATGAAGAATGTGCTGGCCGGGCGGGAGGAGCGGGCGCTCTACAAGATGGTGGTCGACGCGAGCACGGACAAGGTTGTTGGTCTGCACATGATCGGCCCGGATGCGCCGGAGATTTTGCAGGCGGCGGCGGTCGCGGTAAAGGCCGGCCTGACCAAGCAGGATTTCGACGATACCGTCGCGCTGCATCCCAGCATGGCGGAAGAGTTGGTGCTGTTGAAATAA
- a CDS encoding 2OG-Fe dioxygenase family protein yields the protein MSDTDSLSSIEDILARQGYARLPGPDMLAQLGISEADWNGFARTWDDLGPDLFMADGGRYRRRRHATFRCAGGRFTRMAHQPHYQSRDYNPLNGDVQRWFDPVEQATIDMPAMQAILAYCAASFDPRRKGDWHVELHQFRIEAKPDQSGRPTPEGMHRDGVDHVLVMLVERRNVREGVTRIGAPDGTPLGEFTLVQPGDTMLIDDHRILHGVTEIHAVDPTQPAWRDALVVTFISSPARGGGSPQG from the coding sequence ATGAGCGACACGGACAGCCTTTCCTCGATCGAAGACATCCTGGCCCGGCAGGGCTATGCCCGCCTGCCCGGCCCGGACATGCTGGCGCAACTCGGCATTTCCGAAGCGGACTGGAACGGCTTCGCCCGAACATGGGACGATCTCGGTCCCGATCTCTTCATGGCCGACGGCGGGCGTTATCGCCGCCGCCGCCATGCCACCTTCCGCTGCGCCGGCGGCCGCTTCACCCGCATGGCCCACCAGCCCCATTATCAAAGCCGCGACTATAACCCGCTCAACGGGGACGTGCAGCGCTGGTTCGATCCGGTGGAGCAGGCCACGATCGACATGCCCGCGATGCAGGCCATCCTCGCCTATTGCGCCGCCAGCTTCGACCCCAGGCGCAAGGGCGACTGGCATGTCGAACTCCACCAGTTCCGCATCGAGGCGAAGCCTGACCAGAGCGGCCGCCCTACTCCCGAAGGGATGCACCGCGACGGCGTCGACCATGTGCTGGTGATGCTGGTCGAGCGCCGCAACGTCCGCGAAGGCGTCACCCGCATCGGCGCACCCGACGGCACGCCGCTGGGCGAATTCACGCTGGTCCAGCCTGGCGACACGATGCTGATCGACGACCACCGCATCCTACATGGCGTGACTGAAATCCATGCCGTAGACCCGACGCAACCGGCATGGCGCGACGCGCTGGTCGTGACGTTCATATCCTCCCCGGCACGGGGAGGTGGCAGCCCGCAGGGCTGA
- a CDS encoding SDR family oxidoreductase, translated as MDLKLSGKSAIVTGSTAGIGLAIARRLAEEGVAVTITGRSQAKLDAAIAEIGASVNAVLADPATAQGAAALIAAAPATDILVNNLGIYEAKDFADISDADWHHLFEVNVVSGARLSRHYFPGMLERNWGRVIFIASESGLLPPAEMIHYGMTKSAQLSISRGLAEHTRGTGVTVNSVLPGPTRSEGIVDFIRSVVENKDAPEADREAEFFTRMRPLSLIKRLIEADEVGAMVAYLASPLAAATNGAALRVEGGMIPTIA; from the coding sequence ATGGATCTGAAACTTAGCGGCAAGAGCGCCATCGTCACCGGATCGACCGCCGGCATCGGCCTCGCCATCGCCAGACGCCTTGCCGAAGAAGGCGTCGCCGTCACCATCACCGGCCGCAGCCAGGCCAAGCTGGACGCCGCCATCGCGGAGATCGGCGCCTCGGTGAACGCCGTCCTCGCCGATCCCGCGACGGCGCAAGGCGCCGCAGCGCTGATCGCCGCCGCCCCTGCCACCGACATCCTCGTCAACAATCTGGGCATCTACGAAGCGAAGGATTTCGCCGATATCAGCGACGCGGACTGGCACCATCTGTTCGAGGTCAACGTCGTCAGCGGCGCTCGCCTTTCCCGCCATTATTTCCCCGGAATGCTGGAACGGAACTGGGGCCGGGTGATCTTCATCGCCAGCGAGAGCGGCCTGCTGCCGCCCGCCGAGATGATCCATTACGGCATGACCAAGTCGGCCCAGCTTTCCATCTCGCGCGGCCTTGCCGAACATACTCGCGGCACCGGCGTTACAGTCAATTCGGTCCTCCCCGGCCCGACCCGATCAGAGGGGATCGTCGATTTCATCCGCTCCGTGGTCGAGAATAAGGACGCCCCCGAAGCCGACCGCGAAGCCGAGTTCTTCACCAGGATGCGTCCCCTCTCGCTCATCAAGCGGCTGATCGAGGCGGACGAGGTCGGCGCGATGGTCGCCTATCTCGCCAGCCCGCTCGCCGCCGCCACCAACGGCGCGGCGCTTCGGGTCGAAGGCGGGATGATCCCGACGATCGCCTGA
- a CDS encoding LysR family transcriptional regulator: MDNRFGDIEIFLTVSSEGSFAAAAKALRLTPSAVSRSIARLEQRLGVSLFRRTTRALALTREGLAYRDRMAVLIGDMMDVEASLSQDRNEPRGLLRVNASPSFGVECLIPLLPRFAERYPAVTVDLSLSDMIVDLVEERADIAIRIGPLRDTRLRAKKLGHSRMALVASPDYLARCGTPQTPDDLDGHDCLRFSFRRSVDGWPFRVGKRVVQRPVEGSFFGNSGEVVRQMAIAGCGIARHGYFHVASDVKAGRLVEVLEAYNPGDGEDIHALYAAEDRSAARVRAFLDFLDEAMVIAE, encoded by the coding sequence ATGGATAACCGGTTCGGCGATATCGAAATCTTCCTGACGGTGTCGAGCGAAGGGAGCTTTGCGGCGGCGGCCAAGGCGCTGCGGTTGACGCCATCGGCGGTCAGCCGGTCGATCGCGCGGCTGGAGCAGCGGCTGGGCGTGTCGCTGTTCCGGCGGACGACGCGCGCGCTGGCGCTGACGCGCGAGGGGCTGGCCTATCGTGACCGGATGGCGGTGCTGATCGGCGACATGATGGATGTGGAGGCAAGCCTCAGCCAGGACCGGAACGAGCCGCGCGGGCTGCTGCGGGTCAACGCTTCTCCCTCCTTCGGGGTCGAATGCCTCATCCCCTTGCTGCCGCGCTTTGCCGAGCGCTATCCAGCGGTGACGGTGGACCTGAGCCTGTCCGACATGATCGTCGACCTGGTCGAGGAGCGCGCCGACATCGCCATCCGCATCGGGCCGCTGCGCGATACGCGGCTGCGCGCAAAGAAGCTGGGGCATAGCCGCATGGCGCTGGTCGCCAGTCCCGACTATCTGGCGCGATGCGGGACGCCACAGACGCCCGACGACCTGGACGGGCATGACTGCCTGCGCTTCAGTTTTCGCCGGTCGGTCGACGGCTGGCCGTTCCGTGTGGGGAAGCGCGTGGTGCAGCGTCCGGTGGAGGGTAGTTTTTTCGGCAATTCGGGCGAAGTGGTGCGGCAGATGGCGATTGCGGGCTGCGGTATTGCGCGGCACGGCTATTTCCATGTCGCCAGCGATGTGAAGGCGGGGCGGCTGGTAGAGGTGCTGGAGGCGTATAATCCCGGCGATGGCGAGGATATCCACGCCCTCTACGCGGCGGAAGACCGGTCGGCGGCGCGGGTGCGCGCGTTTCTGGACTTTCTGGACGAGGCGATGGTGATTGCGGAGTGA
- a CDS encoding DUF2490 domain-containing protein → MRRLAFCLSACLALLSVPVRAATSEDEQLWINLTAMGSIKDELVYFVEIQPRIGDGVSRIDQSIFRGALGWKLSPTLTVYQGYAHVVVPMDGRKDVNEERSFQQLSWTLGKPWGGELSSRTRLEQRWRSDGDDMGWRLREMIRYEKPLKADSDAVNALVYAEGFAALNDTDWGARSGFDQLRSFVGAEVGLPGASTLEIGYLNQLINQRAGNTRVNHVASVTLFFRH, encoded by the coding sequence ATGCGCCGCCTCGCTTTCTGCCTGTCCGCCTGCCTCGCGCTGCTCTCCGTCCCCGTCCGCGCCGCCACCAGCGAGGATGAACAGCTCTGGATCAACCTGACCGCGATGGGATCGATCAAGGACGAACTGGTCTATTTTGTCGAGATCCAGCCGCGCATTGGTGACGGCGTCTCCCGCATCGACCAGTCCATCTTCCGCGGCGCGCTGGGCTGGAAACTCTCGCCCACGCTCACTGTCTATCAGGGTTACGCCCATGTCGTCGTGCCGATGGATGGTCGCAAGGACGTCAATGAGGAACGCAGCTTCCAACAATTGAGCTGGACGCTGGGCAAGCCCTGGGGCGGCGAACTTTCGTCCCGCACGCGCCTCGAACAGCGCTGGAGATCGGACGGCGACGATATGGGCTGGCGCCTGCGTGAGATGATCCGCTACGAAAAACCGCTCAAGGCCGACAGCGACGCGGTGAACGCGCTCGTCTATGCGGAGGGTTTCGCCGCGCTCAACGACACCGACTGGGGCGCCCGCAGCGGCTTCGACCAGCTACGCAGCTTCGTCGGCGCCGAAGTCGGCCTGCCCGGCGCCTCGACGCTCGAAATCGGCTATCTCAACCAACTCATCAACCAGCGCGCGGGCAACACCCGCGTCAACCATGTGGCGTCGGTGACATTATTCTTCCGACATTGA
- a CDS encoding alpha-D-glucose phosphate-specific phosphoglucomutase produces MIQTVTTTPFTDQKPGTSGLRKKVRIFAQPHYAENFVQSVFDSLEGFAGTTLVVGGDGRYLNREVIQTVLKMAAANGFGRVQVGRGGILSTPAASHLIRSSGAYGGLVLSASHNPGGPDEDFGIKYNIGNGGPAPEKVTDAINARSLVIDSYKILEAADVDLDTIGTSQLGDMTVEVVDPVALYADLMESLFDFAAIRAMIAGGFTLAFDSMSAVTGPYAVEIFEKRLGAPASTVMNGTPLLDFGHHHPDPNLVHAKQLYDRMMAPDAPDFGAASDGDGDRNLIIGRHCYVTPSDSLAVLAANAHLAPGYAQGLKGIARSMPTSGAADRVAEKLGLPLYETPTGWKFFGNLLDAGMATICGEESAGTGSDHVREKDGIWAVLLWLNILAARRQSVSTIMADHWATYGRNYYARHDYEAIAKDKADALMAALRARLDSLPGTSNSGGTVKSADDFAYTDPTDQSVSRNQGVRILFEDGSRTVFRLSGTGTEGATLRVYIERYVAPDGDLALETATALAPLIAAAQEIADISGFTGMDQPSVIT; encoded by the coding sequence GTGATCCAGACCGTAACGACCACCCCCTTCACCGACCAAAAGCCCGGCACATCCGGCCTGCGCAAGAAGGTGCGCATCTTCGCCCAGCCCCATTATGCGGAAAATTTCGTCCAGTCGGTGTTCGACAGTCTGGAAGGCTTTGCGGGAACGACGCTGGTCGTGGGCGGCGACGGCCGCTACCTCAATCGCGAAGTCATCCAGACGGTGCTGAAAATGGCCGCCGCCAACGGCTTCGGCCGGGTGCAGGTGGGCCGGGGCGGCATCCTCTCCACCCCCGCCGCCTCGCATCTGATCCGATCGTCGGGCGCATATGGCGGCCTCGTCCTCTCCGCCAGCCACAATCCCGGCGGCCCGGACGAAGATTTCGGCATCAAATATAATATCGGCAATGGCGGCCCCGCACCGGAAAAGGTCACGGACGCGATCAACGCCCGGTCGCTGGTCATCGACAGCTACAAGATCCTCGAAGCCGCCGATGTCGATCTCGACACGATCGGGACCAGCCAGCTCGGCGACATGACCGTCGAAGTGGTCGATCCGGTCGCCCTCTATGCCGACCTGATGGAAAGCCTGTTCGATTTCGCTGCGATCCGCGCGATGATCGCGGGCGGCTTCACCCTCGCCTTCGACTCGATGAGCGCCGTCACCGGTCCCTATGCGGTGGAGATTTTCGAAAAGCGTCTCGGCGCACCCGCCAGCACGGTGATGAACGGCACGCCGCTCCTCGATTTCGGCCATCATCATCCCGATCCCAATCTGGTCCATGCGAAGCAACTTTACGATCGCATGATGGCCCCCGACGCGCCTGATTTCGGCGCGGCGTCCGACGGCGACGGCGACCGCAACCTCATCATCGGCCGCCATTGCTATGTCACGCCTTCGGATTCGCTCGCGGTGCTGGCGGCCAACGCGCATCTCGCGCCCGGCTATGCGCAGGGCTTGAAGGGCATCGCTCGCTCCATGCCGACCAGCGGCGCGGCCGATCGGGTCGCGGAGAAACTGGGTCTGCCGCTTTACGAGACGCCCACGGGCTGGAAATTCTTCGGCAATCTGCTCGACGCGGGCATGGCGACCATCTGCGGCGAGGAAAGCGCCGGCACCGGCTCCGACCATGTGCGGGAGAAGGACGGCATCTGGGCGGTGCTGCTCTGGCTCAACATCCTCGCCGCCCGGAGGCAGAGCGTCTCCACCATCATGGCCGATCATTGGGCGACCTATGGCCGCAACTATTATGCCCGCCACGACTATGAAGCGATCGCCAAGGACAAGGCCGACGCTCTGATGGCGGCGCTGCGAGCCCGGCTCGACAGCTTGCCCGGCACGTCGAACAGCGGCGGCACGGTGAAGAGCGCCGACGATTTCGCCTATACCGACCCGACCGACCAGTCGGTGAGCAGGAACCAGGGCGTCCGCATCCTGTTCGAGGATGGGTCGCGCACCGTCTTCCGCCTGTCCGGCACCGGCACCGAGGGCGCGACCCTGCGCGTCTATATCGAACGCTATGTCGCCCCGGATGGCGACCTCGCCCTCGAAACCGCGACCGCCCTGGCTCCCCTGATCGCAGCGGCGCAGGAAATAGCGGACATCAGTGGCTTCACCGGCATGGACCAGCCCAGCGTCATTACCTGA
- a CDS encoding spermidine synthase, with amino-acid sequence MTPREYLGSAAVPGGQELKLYRRGGDFMIVLDRNELMSSRMSGSEKQLALMTIDRLKGCKAPHLLIGGYGMGFTLRAALGALDATARITIAELVPEIIEWARGPMAKLAAGCLDDPRVTLMLDDVVPVIAAGHGLYDAILLDVDNGPDGLTAAANDRLYNGKGLEAARAALKPGGILAVWSAGSDDAFTRRLRGSGFLVEEVAVRARDNGKGPRHVIWFAQKR; translated from the coding sequence ATGACGCCGCGCGAATATCTGGGGTCCGCCGCCGTGCCGGGTGGGCAGGAACTGAAACTCTACCGCCGGGGCGGTGATTTCATGATCGTCCTCGACCGCAACGAATTGATGAGCAGCCGCATGAGCGGTTCGGAAAAACAGCTCGCGCTCATGACGATCGATCGGCTGAAGGGGTGCAAGGCGCCGCATCTGCTGATCGGCGGCTATGGCATGGGCTTTACCCTGCGCGCCGCGCTGGGCGCGCTGGATGCCACGGCGCGGATCACCATCGCCGAACTGGTGCCCGAAATCATCGAATGGGCGCGCGGCCCGATGGCGAAACTGGCGGCCGGATGCCTGGACGATCCGCGCGTCACCCTGATGCTGGACGATGTCGTCCCGGTCATCGCCGCCGGGCATGGGCTTTATGACGCGATCCTGCTCGACGTCGATAATGGCCCCGACGGCCTCACCGCCGCCGCCAACGACCGGCTCTATAATGGCAAGGGGCTGGAAGCCGCCCGCGCGGCGCTCAAGCCCGGCGGCATTCTCGCGGTCTGGTCGGCCGGTTCCGACGACGCCTTCACCCGTCGCCTGCGCGGCAGCGGTTTCCTCGTCGAAGAGGTCGCCGTGCGCGCCCGCGACAATGGCAAGGGGCCGCGCCATGTCATCTGGTTTGCACAAAAACGGTGA
- a CDS encoding carboxypeptidase regulatory-like domain-containing protein — protein sequence MTLRLIVAAILGLAVLVATVRLILWHRAAGDHGARLRLALLLLLQPVCAILLFLGLFPPAISGGSDNLRVATAGASRFSPTGAPLIVLPEAGNLPGEAVPDLATALRRHPSARSIEIFGQGLTPRDIDAARQVAVRFNAPPPPKGIINLAVPTPTAPGATFTVGGTLSGLPHASLELVDPAGRVTDSGAADGDGHFTLTGTTRADGVADFTLRIRDGNRIIEQATVPVIVRESAKPRLLILAGAPGPEVKYLRRWAIDAGFAVTTQMSAGGGIQLGDAPVSIDSATLRRFDAVLVDDRSWAVLGAQRNALLGAVRDGLGLILRPSGPLDGPTRNQWQALGFTLQGKNEIAPLALPKPPAAAITRTRQGIAEADRPDDLAMPDDMLPDISRLAATPSGRDTVPLLQDAGGTSLAAWRALGTGRMALFTGIDSYALTLTGRQPLFDQWWRSLLSAVARPAPAPTALDGIYWTGERMILCSLPGEAQVERPEGGRTGLIPLNGCAAFWPTSAGWHLLRTKDGVTPFHVQLIDALPAMRAARDRDATLMLRGDAPANITKGEQHPGPAWPFLLAWLAASALLWALERSRIGRRQPAR from the coding sequence ATGACCCTCCGCCTGATCGTCGCCGCGATCCTCGGCCTTGCCGTGCTGGTCGCCACTGTCCGCCTCATCCTCTGGCATCGCGCGGCGGGGGATCATGGCGCGCGCCTCCGCCTCGCCCTGCTCCTGCTGCTCCAGCCGGTCTGCGCAATCCTCCTCTTCCTCGGCCTGTTCCCGCCCGCCATCAGCGGCGGGAGCGACAATTTGCGGGTCGCCACCGCCGGAGCTTCGCGTTTCTCCCCCACAGGAGCGCCACTTATCGTCCTGCCCGAAGCGGGCAATCTCCCCGGCGAAGCCGTGCCCGACCTCGCCACCGCGCTGCGCCGCCATCCGTCCGCTCGGTCGATAGAGATATTCGGCCAGGGGCTTACGCCCCGCGACATTGATGCGGCACGCCAGGTCGCCGTCCGGTTCAACGCGCCCCCGCCGCCCAAGGGCATCATCAATCTCGCCGTTCCAACACCCACGGCCCCTGGCGCGACCTTCACCGTGGGCGGCACTCTCAGCGGCCTGCCACACGCCTCGCTGGAACTGGTCGATCCCGCCGGCCGCGTAACCGATAGTGGCGCGGCCGATGGCGATGGCCATTTCACTCTGACCGGCACCACCCGCGCGGACGGCGTGGCCGACTTCACCTTGCGCATCCGAGACGGCAACCGCATCATCGAGCAGGCAACCGTGCCCGTCATCGTGCGCGAAAGCGCCAAGCCCCGCCTGCTGATCCTCGCGGGTGCGCCAGGACCGGAGGTCAAATATCTGCGTCGCTGGGCCATCGACGCCGGATTCGCCGTCACGACGCAAATGAGCGCGGGCGGCGGCATCCAGCTTGGCGATGCGCCCGTCTCAATCGACAGCGCGACGCTGCGGCGCTTCGACGCGGTGCTGGTCGATGATCGGAGCTGGGCGGTGCTCGGCGCTCAGCGCAACGCCCTTCTCGGCGCAGTGCGCGACGGGCTGGGCCTGATCCTGCGCCCCAGCGGCCCACTCGACGGCCCAACCCGCAACCAGTGGCAAGCGCTGGGCTTCACGCTCCAGGGCAAGAATGAAATTGCCCCGCTTGCTTTGCCCAAGCCGCCCGCCGCCGCCATCACCCGCACTCGCCAGGGCATCGCCGAAGCCGACAGGCCCGACGATCTAGCGATGCCCGACGACATGCTCCCCGACATCAGCCGCCTTGCCGCCACGCCATCGGGCCGCGACACCGTACCGCTCTTGCAGGACGCCGGGGGAACATCACTCGCCGCCTGGCGTGCGCTGGGAACGGGACGGATGGCGCTCTTCACCGGGATCGACAGCTATGCGCTGACCCTGACGGGCCGCCAGCCGCTCTTCGACCAATGGTGGCGTAGTTTGCTGAGCGCCGTGGCTCGTCCTGCCCCCGCGCCCACGGCGCTCGACGGCATCTATTGGACCGGCGAACGCATGATCCTATGCAGCCTGCCGGGAGAGGCGCAGGTGGAGCGTCCCGAAGGCGGCCGAACCGGCCTGATCCCTCTCAACGGTTGTGCCGCCTTCTGGCCGACAAGCGCAGGGTGGCATCTGCTGAGAACGAAGGACGGCGTAACGCCCTTCCATGTCCAGCTCATCGACGCCCTGCCCGCTATGCGCGCCGCCCGCGATCGCGACGCCACGCTGATGCTACGCGGCGATGCACCCGCCAATATCACCAAAGGCGAGCAGCACCCCGGTCCCGCCTGGCCGTTCCTGCTGGCCTGGCTGGCGGCCAGCGCCCTGCTCTGGGCACTGGAGCGCAGCCGGATCGGCCGTCGTCAGCCGGCGCGATAG
- a CDS encoding DUF4175 domain-containing protein — MSADALFTHWITPARRRSAADTLTLALPLLLAAATIGWRLAGPIAAIATAAIALVIALLIARQRAARFDLPWLIRTLDATRPELEDSSALLFPDCPPLFPLQSLQRTRIAARLDQHTPEDLVPAWSKHALLLLCLAAAILIAAALLWLRAGENPPLLAPSSEGIPAKPGIPRLVAQNLRIIPPAYTGLPVRDSASLDARAPQGSRLEWTLRFDPQASAPKLLMLGGQPLALRRDGPHWIASHGLEAAFLYRVDPASGHGPIPPLHRVDAIPDAPPQVKPLTDSLTLVKPGQHSWTPVFAVTDDYGVAATARLRVTLAIGEGENVTFTEREIAVTGGGPARDRRFAPRLDFPTFGFAAGGDMVVQLIVRDNRSPSPQEVRGPSLILRWPSPKQPESSGLTGMVNTTLPAYFRSQRQIIIDIEKLLREKRGLAPDRFLSRSTAIGGDQQILRGRYSQFLGGESEGQPELPTADADGHHDGDGHDHGGPPQTAPTVFGEKEDVLAEFGHPHDESPASSLDPETRAILKQAVDEMWQSERDLKTGRPDAALPYAYRALRFIKEVQQATRIFLSRVGPELPPIDATRRMTGKRDGLASRQLEITPVERQDGPAAAAWRALGAGPDAIRGPVNLAPLEGWVRANAVRLPDALALSGAIDAVRRDPACTPCRTKLRAQLWSAMERPFGQPARRRPADASGARYLRAIEGGAP; from the coding sequence ATGAGCGCCGACGCTCTGTTCACCCACTGGATCACGCCCGCGCGTCGGCGCAGTGCCGCCGACACGCTGACACTCGCACTCCCGCTCCTGCTCGCCGCCGCCACGATCGGCTGGCGTCTCGCCGGCCCGATCGCCGCCATTGCGACCGCAGCGATCGCCCTCGTCATCGCCCTGCTCATCGCCCGCCAGCGTGCAGCCCGCTTCGACCTGCCATGGCTGATCCGTACCCTCGACGCCACGCGCCCCGAACTGGAGGACAGCAGCGCTCTCCTCTTCCCCGACTGCCCGCCGCTTTTCCCGCTCCAGTCGCTCCAGCGCACCCGCATCGCCGCCCGGCTTGACCAGCACACGCCCGAAGACCTCGTCCCGGCCTGGTCGAAACATGCGCTGCTGCTCCTCTGCCTCGCCGCCGCGATCCTGATCGCCGCCGCCCTGCTCTGGCTGCGTGCGGGCGAAAACCCGCCGCTCCTCGCCCCCAGCAGCGAAGGCATCCCCGCGAAACCCGGCATCCCCCGCCTCGTCGCACAAAATCTCCGCATCATCCCGCCCGCCTATACCGGCCTCCCCGTGCGTGACTCCGCCTCGCTCGACGCCCGCGCGCCGCAGGGATCGCGTCTGGAATGGACCCTGCGCTTCGATCCGCAGGCCAGCGCGCCAAAGCTGCTGATGCTGGGAGGCCAGCCGCTTGCCCTGCGCCGCGACGGCCCCCACTGGATCGCCAGCCATGGGCTGGAAGCCGCCTTCCTCTACCGCGTCGATCCCGCAAGCGGCCATGGCCCGATCCCGCCGCTGCATCGCGTGGATGCGATTCCCGACGCCCCACCGCAGGTGAAACCGCTCACGGACAGCCTGACCCTGGTCAAGCCCGGCCAGCATAGCTGGACCCCGGTCTTCGCCGTCACCGACGATTATGGCGTCGCCGCCACCGCGCGCCTGCGCGTCACGCTCGCAATTGGGGAGGGGGAGAATGTGACCTTCACCGAGCGGGAAATCGCCGTCACCGGCGGCGGCCCCGCGCGAGACCGCCGCTTCGCCCCGCGCCTCGATTTCCCGACCTTCGGCTTTGCGGCGGGTGGCGATATGGTGGTGCAACTCATCGTCCGCGACAATCGCAGCCCGTCGCCGCAGGAAGTGCGTGGCCCCAGCCTCATCCTGCGCTGGCCATCGCCCAAACAACCCGAAAGCAGTGGCCTCACCGGCATGGTCAACACCACCCTGCCCGCCTATTTCCGCAGCCAGCGCCAGATCATCATCGACATCGAAAAGCTTCTCAGGGAAAAGCGCGGCCTCGCCCCCGACCGCTTTCTGTCCCGTTCGACCGCGATCGGCGGCGACCAGCAGATATTGCGCGGCCGCTACAGTCAGTTCCTGGGCGGCGAGAGCGAAGGACAACCCGAACTCCCCACCGCCGACGCCGATGGCCATCATGACGGCGACGGCCATGATCATGGCGGCCCGCCGCAGACCGCTCCCACCGTCTTCGGCGAGAAGGAGGATGTGCTGGCGGAATTTGGCCATCCCCACGACGAATCCCCCGCTTCCAGCCTCGATCCCGAAACCCGCGCGATCCTGAAGCAAGCGGTGGACGAGATGTGGCAGTCCGAACGCGACCTCAAGACCGGCCGTCCCGACGCCGCCCTGCCCTATGCCTATAGGGCGCTGCGCTTCATCAAGGAGGTGCAACAGGCGACCCGTATCTTCCTTTCCCGCGTCGGGCCGGAACTGCCGCCGATCGACGCGACCCGCCGCATGACCGGCAAGCGCGACGGGCTGGCCAGCCGCCAGCTCGAAATCACCCCCGTCGAACGGCAGGACGGCCCCGCAGCAGCAGCCTGGCGCGCGCTGGGTGCCGGGCCGGACGCGATCCGGGGACCGGTCAACCTTGCCCCGCTGGAAGGATGGGTTCGCGCCAATGCCGTCCGCCTGCCCGATGCCCTGGCCCTGAGCGGCGCGATCGACGCGGTGCGTCGCGATCCTGCCTGCACGCCCTGCCGGACGAAATTGCGCGCCCAACTCTGGAGCGCGATGGAGCGCCCCTTCGGCCAGCCGGCCCGCCGTCGCCCGGCCGACGCCTCCGGCGCCCGCTATCTCCGCGCGATCGAGGGGGGCGCGCCATGA